The following are encoded together in the Xanthobacter autotrophicus Py2 genome:
- a CDS encoding efflux transporter, RND family, MFP subunit (TIGRFAM: efflux transporter, RND family, MFP subunit~PFAM: secretion protein HlyD family protein~KEGG: rpb:RPB_2757 secretion protein HlyD), translating to MSAETGTRRRRIFLAVLCLAALGAGAWAWDRKPWASAAAPKPQGAPSRVVAVLAAKAERTALPVRVEALGTVESMVTVPIRSRVAAAVEKVGFADGAFVKEGDLLFALDSRVIDAEIRQSEATLARDKVQLEKTRRDVERYTGLAARNAVSQVQVDDAKTTADVQKATVAQDEANLQSLKVQRGYYDIRSPASGRIGVAAARPGAVIRVDDILATVRQLKPIYVAFGLPERYIADLRAAQDANVSITLQGSGETISDGRVAVIDNTVDPQTGTLTARAIFANADERLWPGTLGAVTVTLRMESDIVAVPSEAVQNGQDGTFVFVVEDGIARVRPVTTTRTVEGRSVITRGLSGGETVVTDGQLSLRNGSRVNVRNPAQPAAGS from the coding sequence ATGTCCGCCGAGACGGGAACGCGTAGACGACGGATTTTCTTGGCTGTCCTGTGTCTTGCCGCGCTCGGCGCGGGCGCCTGGGCGTGGGACAGGAAGCCGTGGGCCAGCGCCGCGGCGCCAAAGCCGCAGGGCGCGCCGAGCCGGGTCGTCGCCGTGCTGGCCGCCAAGGCCGAGCGCACGGCCCTTCCGGTCCGGGTGGAGGCGCTGGGCACCGTGGAATCCATGGTCACCGTGCCCATCCGCTCGCGCGTGGCGGCGGCGGTGGAAAAGGTCGGCTTTGCCGACGGCGCCTTCGTGAAGGAGGGCGACCTGCTCTTCGCCCTCGATTCCCGCGTCATTGACGCCGAGATCCGCCAGTCCGAGGCGACGCTGGCCCGTGACAAGGTGCAACTGGAGAAGACCCGGCGCGACGTGGAGCGCTACACCGGCCTTGCCGCGCGCAACGCGGTCTCCCAGGTGCAAGTGGACGACGCCAAGACCACTGCCGACGTGCAGAAAGCCACCGTGGCGCAGGACGAGGCCAACCTGCAGTCGCTCAAGGTCCAGCGCGGCTATTACGACATCCGCTCCCCGGCTTCCGGTCGCATCGGCGTTGCGGCGGCCCGGCCCGGCGCGGTGATCCGCGTGGACGACATCCTCGCCACGGTGCGCCAGCTGAAGCCCATCTATGTCGCCTTCGGCCTGCCGGAACGCTACATCGCCGACCTGCGCGCGGCCCAGGACGCCAACGTCTCCATCACCCTCCAGGGTTCGGGCGAGACCATCTCCGACGGCAGGGTGGCGGTGATCGACAATACGGTGGACCCGCAGACCGGGACCCTCACCGCCCGCGCCATCTTTGCCAATGCGGACGAGCGGCTGTGGCCGGGCACGCTCGGCGCCGTCACCGTGACGCTGCGGATGGAGTCCGACATCGTCGCCGTGCCCAGCGAGGCGGTGCAGAACGGGCAGGATGGCACCTTCGTGTTCGTGGTGGAGGACGGCATCGCCAGGGTGAGGCCGGTCACCACCACGCGCACGGTGGAGGGACGCTCCGTCATCACCAGGGGGCTCTCCGGCGGCGAGACGGTGGTCACCGATGGCCAGCTCTCCCTGCGCAACGGCAGCCGGGTGAACGTGCGCAACCCCGCGCAGCCTGCCGCCGGGAGCTGA